The sequence below is a genomic window from Clostridia bacterium.
GGCGGCCGCAAGGGCGAGCTGCTTGAAATGAACCCCGTCGGCAGCCGCATGAAGCTCGAGTTCTTCGTCCCGTCGCGCGGACTTTTCGGTTACCGCAACGAGTTCCTCACCGACACAAAGGGCGAGGGCATCATGAGCTCCGTTTTCGAACGCTACGAGCCCTTCAAGGGCGAGATAAAGCGCCGCAACACCGGCTCGCTTATCGCCTTCGAGACCGGCGACGCCGTCGCCTACGGCATCTGGTGCGTGCAGGACCGCGGGCAGATGTTCATCGCGCCCGGCACGCCCGTCTACGGCGGTATGATAGTCGGCGAGTGCGCGAAGACGGAGGACATCACCGTCAACGTCTGCAAGACGAAGCACCTGACCAACACCCGCGCCGCCGGAAGCGACGAGGCGCTCCGCCTCGTGCCTCCGCGCATCATGTCGCTTGAACAGTGCCTCGAGTTCCTCGCGGACGACGAGCTGCTGGAGGTAACGCCCCACAGCCTGCGCCTGCGCAAGAGCATACTCGACCACCAGAACAGGATGAAGGCGCTGAAAAAGAAAGCCTGACCTTATGCTTGAAATGAGAACCGCACGCGCGGAGGATATCGACCGCATTATGGAGGTCTACGCCGCCGCGCAGGAGTATATGATCGCCTCCGGCAACCCGACGCAGTGGCGCCGCGCGTATCCGGCGCGGGAGCTTATCGAAGACGACGTCGCCGCCGGCCGCTGCCGCGTGCTGACGGAGGGCGGCGAGATACACGCCGTCGCCGCGATATGCGCGGGCGAAGACCCCGCCTATCTCGGCATCGTCGGAAAGTGGCTCAACGACGAGCCGTATATCGCGATCCACCGCATCGCGAGCGACGGAAAATGCCGCGGCGTTTTCCGCTTCGTCGCCGACGAGTGCAAGCGGATCAGCGATAACGTCCGCGTGGATACGCACGAAAACAACCGCAAGATGCGGGAGAATATCGCCGCCTGCGGCTTCGTGCACTGCGGCACCGTCTTCATGGCGGACGGCTCCCCGCGCCTCGCGTTCCACTGGAGCAGAGAATACGAAAAGGAGCAAGCGAAATGAAAACCGCAATCGTCTACTTCTCCCTTAACGGCAACACCGAGTTTGTCGCAAGCGAACTCGCCGCGAAGCTCGGCGCAGACGTTATACGCCTCGCACCGAAAAAGGCGTTCCCCGACAGCGGCTTCAAAAAGTTCCTGTGGGGCGGCAAAAGCGCCGTCATGAAGGAAAAGCCCGAGCTCGAGCCGTATGAGTTCGACTCGGAAAAGTACGGCCGCGTGATCTTCGGCACTCCCGTCTGGGCGAGCCGCTTCACGCCGCCGATACGCACCTTCATCGCCGACAACGCCGACGCGCTGAAGGGCAAGCGCTTCGCCGCATTCACCTGCTTCTCCGGCGGCGGCGCGGACAAGGCGCTCGCGCGGCTGAAGGAGCTGCTCGGCGCCGACCTCGACGCGGAGCTTATCCTCGTCGACCCGAAGGACAAGCCCTCCGACGGAAACGCCGCGAAGATCGCGGAGTTCTGCGAAAAGCTCGGCGAGTAAAAAATGATACGAAAAAAGCGGAGCGTTATGCTCCGCTTTTTATTATGCCTGTTGCGTTTTTCCTTCGCGCGCGCCGCCGCTATTCCTCGGGCGACCATGACGGCTGAAGCTCGTCTATCTGCAGGAAGCCGTCCGCCTTCGCGGCGATCTGGTACTTATCCTCATAGACTATCTCGCCGGGCGTGTTCGTATAGACGAGGAAGTACGGATGCTCGTACCTTTCGAGCAGCCACAGCGCGGGACGTATCATTTTCATCATCTCGGCGGAGTTCTCCGTCTTGAACCAGCATACGACCGGCTCGCGGTTTCTGCACTGGGGAGGCCACGGGAGATTCTCCGCGAACCAGGCGTCGATCTCTTTGAAAAGGTCGGCGTCCTCCGCCTCCATAACGTCGTTCTGAACGAGCTGCCAGCACATACTGAACACGCCCTTGGCGTGCATGGTGTTCCTCGCCAGCTCCTTGCCCTGAATGCGCACGTATTTGAAGTTGAGATTACTCATCGGTTTCCGCTCCCCCCGTATCAGCCGGCTATAAACGCCTCGATCTTCGCGATCTGCCCGTCGGTAAGGCCGCCGCGGCGGAGGTAGTTCTCGCCGCCCTTTTTAAGGTCGAGCGTGTTGATATCCGTTCCCTTCTCCGCTTCGCACATGCAGTAGAGGAAGTCGTCGACGTTGCCCTTGACCGCCTCGTATTTATCGGGCATTCCCTCTTTGGTTATGCCGTAGTAATTATAATAGGTGATCATATAGTCGTCGACGATCTCCTGAGCGGAGGCGCCGGCGAGCGCGAGCAGCAGCGCGCAGACGAAGCCGGTCCTGTCCTTGCCCTCGACGCAGTGGATGAGCACGCGGCCGCCGTTTTCGGTCATTTTGACGAAGGCGTCCGATACGACCTGCGCGAACCCGTCCGCGCGGTAGTTGGCGTTCAGCGCCATCAGCAGGACGTTGCCCTCTTTATAGAGCGAGTCGTAGTATTCGGAAACGAAGTCCTCCTTCTCGGTATGCGCCTTATACTTCGTTTCGTTATCCGAGAGGTTGAGCACGAATCTGACGCCGTATTCCTCGGCGAATCTGTTCGCGTACGCCGCGCGGTTGTGCTGGTTGTCGCAGGGGGACGCGGAGCGGTAGAAGCCGCCCTTCTTCAGATTTCCGCCGACGACCTCGCGGAAGTTGGCGAACATAATATCTGAGTCGAACTCCTCGCGCAGATCGGAATAGTCCAGCGCGTAGAGCTCCTGAACCGCCATGTACTTGCCCCGCTCCCTCAGCGTGACCGTGACCTTGGAGGATTCCGTCATTTCGAACTCCTCCCAGGTGGACGCGCCGTAGTTGCGCGCGATGACGACGTGGGGGTAGCCGGGATAGCCGCAGGCGAGCATTTCTCCCACCGGCACGTAGTAGCCGGAGTAATACGGGACGTCTTCGTAGCTCTTGCCGTTATCGAAGGCTATGTCGACGCTGTCGCCGAAGGCGAAGCCGAGCGCGTTGAATCCGTCGATCGTAAGGTCTATATAGACGTTGCCGAATTCCTCGTCTCTGACGACTCCTATCTCGCCGGTGGTAACGGCCTCGCCGGGCTCTTCGTTACTGCCGCCGCAGCCGCCGAGGGCGAGCGCGGAAAGCATCAGAGCCGCCGCGATCAGGAGTGATATTATTCTCTTTGTTTTGCAACGCATAACGATTTCCCCTTTGCGTAATTCAGAAACAGCGGAGCGCGCGCTCCGCTGTTTTGTTATTTATTTATCCGAGACGGACTTGGCGTCGTCGTCTTCCTCGTAGTTGCGGCGGCGGTCGCCGAACTGCTTATAGTAGTTGCCCTTGTTCTGATACATCGCCTCGTCGGCGCGCTTGAAGACTTCCTTGAACGCGGCGTCTTCGCCCGGGCGGTAGACCGCGCCGCCGCCGGAGAAGGAGAGCGTCATCGCGTAACGCTTCTCTTCGGCGTTGAACTTCTCCACAAGCTCGCCGATCTGAAGGAGCTTGGCGTCCAGCTCGTTCTCGGTGGTTGAGCCGAGTATGACGATGAATTCGTCGCCGCCGATGCGGAAGATCTGCTCGCCGCTGAATACGCGGCGGATCATCGCCGCGGCGTCTACTATGATGCGGTCGCCGCATTCGTGGCCGTAGTTGTCGTTCGTGGTCTTCAGACCGTTGACATCGAAGACGGCTATCGCGAAGGAGGCGGTGCCGTTGTATATCCTGCTGTTGAGCTCCTTGACGTAGTCGAGGTACGCTGTCTTGTTCGCGACGCCGGTCATGGAGTCGGTGTACGCCTGCTCGTGCGCATACTGCATATACGCCTGGAGCTTGCCGCGCATGGCGTGGATCTTGCCGCTGAGCTCGCCGATGGTATCGCCGGATTCGTTCTCCTCCGGCGCCGCGTCCGAGTAACCGGGGCGCACGCGGATCTCGTTCGAGAGCTTCTCGACGTCGCCGGAGAGCGTCTGCATTTCGGAATTGAGCTCGCGGATGCGGCGGCGGAGCTGGCCGGTCAGAAGCAGCATTATCGCGGCGCCGACGACCAGCGAAAGCGCGCTGCCGATAACGACGAATTTCGTATGCGCGGCGATCTGCTCATCGAACCAGTCGGCGACGAAGTCGACTCCGACGAGGCCGACGACCTTGCCGGAGAAGTTCTTGATCGGACTCCACGCGGTGTAAAAGCTGCCCCATTCGTCCTGATACTTCTCGGCGTCGACCGCGGAAACGCCGGTATTCCAAGCGGCGGCCTGCGAATCGGTGTCTACGACGCGCTTGCCGTAGAGTCCCGGGTTCACGGGGTCGGGATCGACGACGAATATGAAGTGATCGCCCTGTTTCTTGACGGTGTAAATATACTTGATGTCGCTGTCCTTCTGCGCGCGCAGGACGTTCGTCAGATCGGAGTATATCCCGTCGTACTCCGGCGTTCCGGCGTTGTCGCCGTCTATTGTCGCGAAGGCGTCGCCGTCGAGCGAAGCGGCGACTGTATCGGCGACGGAGAGCATGTTCCTGCGGATCATTTCCTTCATCGACTTGCCGGACTGCGACATGAGCAGCAGTCCGAGCGTGACGTTCAGCGTAAGCAGAAGCACGCAGACTATGACCACGTACTGAGTCGTAATATTCAGCTTTCGTTTACGTTTCGTCATATATATCCCTTCAAAGCGGCGCGAACGCCGTTTAATTACAGCAAGAACGATTATACCATATTATCGCAAAAAAATCTACGGTTATTTTATTGAGTTTATATATCCGCGGAGCGATCAGTGCTTCGTCGTCATTTCGAGCTCGATATTGAAGAAGCCGCCGCCGAGCTGATCCGGAAGTCTTTTGCCGCCGGGAACGGTTATCACGCCGCCGTCGGCGAAAACGAAGGCGAGCGTTTTTTCGGAACCGTATTTGAAGCCGCTTTCCGGCAGGTCCGCCCAGGCGAGCATTCCGCAGTTCCCGATGCTCCCGCGGATCGCGGCGACGGTTTCGGCGTCTACCGGCTTCTCGCTCTCGTAGACCGCGGGGCCGTCGTAACGCGAGGTCTTCGCGTTCGTTCCCGTGCCGTCGGGGTTGATCGTCAGCGTCGCGCGGGTGAAGCCGCCGTCCTCGCGTTCCTCCGCGTAGCGTATCTCCGTCAGCGCGGAAAGATCGGGAAGCGTCTCGCGTTCGCCCTTCAGGGCGGCGCGGAACGCGCCGGCAATCGCGACGCCGGCGTCGTAGGAGATTACCGGACACTGGTTGTCTGAAGCGCTTATCCGTTCGCCGGAGGCGTATCTTATATCCACGCTGCCGCCGAAGTTTTCCGGAAGGCCGTGGGTCTGCGAATGATAGCCGTTGTTTTTCGCAAGGCCGTGCTCACGCGCGAGGGCGGTCAGCTTCGGCATGATATTTTCCTTCAGCAGCGCCCACTCGCAGTGCGGCTCGTCGTAATCGGAATACTCGCGCGTTTCGAGGAAGACGAAGCTGCCGTCCCCGACCGGCGCGGCGAAGGCGGAAACGTAGTCCAGCCGGTCGGCGCCGTCGACGGCGAGCGTTCTGAACGCGCTCGTCACGTCGAAGAGAGTCATATCGCCGGAGGTTATCTCCTTCGGCGCCTTCGTGTCAATATAGGCGTCGGTGCCGCCGCAGACGCACGGAGGCGTCTTTTTTATTATTACTATGCCGTCGTCGACGTCTTCATCTCGCTTTTTCTTCTTGAATATCGACATATTACCCCTCCCCGTTCAGCGTTTTATAAAGCCAGTCGCGCAGTTCGCGGAAACCGTTCGGAAAGTTCTGCGAGCCGTCGGCGCGTATGCGTTCGCCGTCCATGACCGCCTCGAGGCGGAACATTTCGCCGTCCAGCACACCGCGCGGGTGCTTGCCGTGAAAGCCGTTCCAAGAAGGCACGCCGCAGTCGTTCAGCGTATCCAGCGCAGTTTCCGCAGGGCAGGCCGCGCGTTTCTCGAGGCGGCGCTCCTCCCCGTCCGGCGCGCAGTAACGGTAGGTATACATCGACACTTCCGCTTCAGCGCCGAGGTTTTTTATTTCGTATTCGGTCATCCCGCGCATACCGCTTATCGAAAGCGTCAGCGTTTCGAACGAGACCGCCTTTTTCTTTTTGAACATAGCGTTTTATTCCTTCCGCTCCTGCGCCTGCGGTTTGGCGGGCTCCGAAAGGAAGACCGCGGGCGAATACAGATAGCCCTGATAGCAGTCGCAGCCGATCTCGTGCAGCGCTTCGCGCTCCTCCGCCGTCTCCACGTATTCGGCGAGCACCGTCAGACTCAGGCTCGCGGCGAGCTGCGTTATGGAGAGGATTATCTCGCGGCAGTTCTTATGAGTGAAGAGCCCCTTGACGAGCGAGCCGTCCAGCTTGATGAAATCGAAGAGGCTTTCCTTCAGATAGTTGATGGAGGTCTGCCCCATCGAGAAGTCGTCGATGGCGAGCAACAGCCCCAGATCGCGGAACGCGTGAAGCGTGTTTATCGTTTCCTCGTCAAATGAAAGCGCCGCCTGCTCGGTCAGCTCGAGACAGAAATTCTTGCCCTCGAAGGACTCTTTGGCCGCGAGCCTCTGCATGAACTGCATGTAGCGCGGCGTGACTATCGTCGTGCCGGTGACGTTGACGGAGATCTTGACGTCCTTTCCGAAGCGTTCGATTATCTTCGGGCGGTCCTCAAGCGCACGGAGCACGACCGCCTCCTCCATATCCGGGAGGTATCCTCCCTCCTGCGCGAGTTTTATGACCATCGGCGGATAGAGCATGCCGTAGTTCGGATGATGCCAGCGCAGCAGCGCCTCGACTCCGATACAGCGGCCGTCATAACCGTACTGCGGCTGATACGCGAGGACGACGCCCTTCTTCATGCCGTGTTTGATCTCCGCGCAGAGCGCTCTGGCGAAGTCGCCGTACACGCTCTTCTGCTCGAGAATGCTGGCGTTCGCAAGCGACTGCTCGTTCTGACGGAAGTATTCGAGGAACGAATCGTATTCCCTCTTGTATTTATCCGCGTCGCGTTTGTCGAGCATACGGACGAAAGGAACGTATATCAGCACGCCGAGCACGACGTTCGCCACCTGCAGCAGGCTGCCGGCGACCGAGCCGGTCGCGTGGAAGCCGCCGAGCAGTATCGGCGTCGTCCATTCGACGCTGCCGGTTATCATCGGCACGAGCCCCGTCGCTATCGCGACGTACGCCGTAGAATAGCAGACGAGCGGAACGGTGATGAACGGTATAAGCATTATGGGATTGAAGACCACCGGCAGCCCGAAGACCATCAGCTCGTTGATGTTGAAAAGCATCGGGAACGCCGCCGACCAGCCGAGTCCGCGGCGGGCTCTGTTTTTGGAGAAAAGCAGTATCGCTATAAGAAGGCATATCGCGGAACCGCATCCTCCCATAAGCACGAAGCAGTCGAAAAACTGCTTCGTCAGTATCTCGGTCGGCGCGTTTCCCGCCGCGGCCGCGGCCTGATTCGCCGCGAGTCCGGGCGCGAAGTACTGCTGCATAACGCCCTCCAGCGTGTCGCTGCCGTGGATACCGAAGAACCACAGCACCGAGGAGAGCATTACGAAGAAGAATCCCTTGAAGAATCCGCTCCCGCCGATAGAGAAGAGATTGTTAAACGCGCTCGCGAGCAGCTCGCGGAAGGAATGAACGCTGAATATGTTGACTATCGCCGTGTTGAATACCGCAAAGACCGCAGCGGTCAGGGTTATCGGGAAAAGATATGAAAGCATCAGGTTGAAATCGTGATCCGCGCCCGTCGAGTAGAAGCGTCTGCGGCGTCCGTGAAGCAGGCGGTAAAACCGAGCGTACAGCGCGGCGGCGCCGATGCCCGTGAGTATCGCGAGGAACATCGCCTGCGGACCGAGACCGTTAGTGACGAAGGCTATGTTGAACTTATCGTTCGTCCCCGCTTCCGTTATCTCGCGGAACGTGCCCGCGAGTATCGTAAAGGACAGCATCGACGAGAGCATCGCGCCGATGGCAGGCGTATCCTCGTTAAGCTTCTCAGCGTTTTTCACGCGCATATACGAACGGCTTATCGCGACAGTCATATAAAGGCTCAGAATGCCGAAGGTTGCGTTGTAAACGAAGTCGAGGAACTGAAGCAGAAGTCCGCCCGCGAAGCCGTTGACAAACTTCTGATACGCTTCGACCGGGAAGGTCTTCAGTATCAGCGCGAACGCGCCGATGATGAGCACCGGCGTTATGCTGAGCAGTCCGCCGCGTATCGCGCGTACGAGGGTATAACCCTCCGCTTTTTCCATCAGATCCCTGACCGCGCCGGTTTTTTTCAAACTGTTGCCCATTTGCGTCATACCTTTTGTTGCGGATAGATATATGCGTCCTCCGCGTCCGTTTTCCGACGGCTGTATGTAGACGCATATAGATATATATTTAATATGATAACTCAACCACAAGCCTTTGTCAAGAAATGTTATGGATGAACCGGTATTTTTTTACTTCGAGCTCCCGGACGCGGGGGATTCGCTCGGCGCGCTTTTGCGCGCGCCGACACGCCCTCGTCGGCGGAAACGCGCCACCGGCGCGTTTCCTTCCGTCCGCTCCGCGGACTCCCTCCTTTTCGAATCCCTCCGATTCTATATTAAAAGCGTAAGGCGCCCGAATGGGCGCCTTACGCTTTTGGCGGAAGCGGTGGGATTCGCTCGGCGCGCTTTTGCGCGCGCCGACACGCCCTCGTCGGCGGAAACGCGCCCCCGGCGCGTTTCCTTCCGCTTCGCTCCCTCCTTTTCGAATCCCTCCGATTCATATTAAAAGCGTAAGGCGCCCATCGGGCGCCTTACGCTTTTGGCGGAAGCGGTGGGATTCGAACCCACGAGACCTTGCGATCTACCTGATTTCGAGTCAGGCCCGTTATGACCACTTCGATACGCTTCCGTATTATCCGCCGCGCTTTCCGCGCGGCCACGAACTATTTTACTTTATACCCCGCCGGTTGTCAAGTGTTTTTACGCTTTTCATCTCCGCGGAAGTCCCGTTTTTTCGCTTTTAACCCGCCCCGGACGGTCTGACGAATATTTTTCAAAATTTTTTCGCCACTTTACTTGACTAAATTGATAAAGTGTGATATAGTACGTC
It includes:
- a CDS encoding N-acetyltransferase; amino-acid sequence: MLEMRTARAEDIDRIMEVYAAAQEYMIASGNPTQWRRAYPARELIEDDVAAGRCRVLTEGGEIHAVAAICAGEDPAYLGIVGKWLNDEPYIAIHRIASDGKCRGVFRFVADECKRISDNVRVDTHENNRKMRENIAACGFVHCGTVFMADGSPRLAFHWSREYEKEQAK
- a CDS encoding flavodoxin family protein, with translation MKTAIVYFSLNGNTEFVASELAAKLGADVIRLAPKKAFPDSGFKKFLWGGKSAVMKEKPELEPYEFDSEKYGRVIFGTPVWASRFTPPIRTFIADNADALKGKRFAAFTCFSGGGADKALARLKELLGADLDAELILVDPKDKPSDGNAAKIAEFCEKLGE
- a CDS encoding tyrosine-protein phosphatase, translated to MRCKTKRIISLLIAAALMLSALALGGCGGSNEEPGEAVTTGEIGVVRDEEFGNVYIDLTIDGFNALGFAFGDSVDIAFDNGKSYEDVPYYSGYYVPVGEMLACGYPGYPHVVIARNYGASTWEEFEMTESSKVTVTLRERGKYMAVQELYALDYSDLREEFDSDIMFANFREVVGGNLKKGGFYRSASPCDNQHNRAAYANRFAEEYGVRFVLNLSDNETKYKAHTEKEDFVSEYYDSLYKEGNVLLMALNANYRADGFAQVVSDAFVKMTENGGRVLIHCVEGKDRTGFVCALLLALAGASAQEIVDDYMITYYNYYGITKEGMPDKYEAVKGNVDDFLYCMCEAEKGTDINTLDLKKGGENYLRRGGLTDGQIAKIEAFIAG
- a CDS encoding diguanylate cyclase, translating into MTKRKRKLNITTQYVVIVCVLLLTLNVTLGLLLMSQSGKSMKEMIRRNMLSVADTVAASLDGDAFATIDGDNAGTPEYDGIYSDLTNVLRAQKDSDIKYIYTVKKQGDHFIFVVDPDPVNPGLYGKRVVDTDSQAAAWNTGVSAVDAEKYQDEWGSFYTAWSPIKNFSGKVVGLVGVDFVADWFDEQIAAHTKFVVIGSALSLVVGAAIMLLLTGQLRRRIRELNSEMQTLSGDVEKLSNEIRVRPGYSDAAPEENESGDTIGELSGKIHAMRGKLQAYMQYAHEQAYTDSMTGVANKTAYLDYVKELNSRIYNGTASFAIAVFDVNGLKTTNDNYGHECGDRIIVDAAAMIRRVFSGEQIFRIGGDEFIVILGSTTENELDAKLLQIGELVEKFNAEEKRYAMTLSFSGGGAVYRPGEDAAFKEVFKRADEAMYQNKGNYYKQFGDRRRNYEEDDDAKSVSDK
- a CDS encoding PTS sugar transporter subunit IIC/EAL domain-containing protein, with protein sequence MKKTGAVRDLMEKAEGYTLVRAIRGGLLSITPVLIIGAFALILKTFPVEAYQKFVNGFAGGLLLQFLDFVYNATFGILSLYMTVAISRSYMRVKNAEKLNEDTPAIGAMLSSMLSFTILAGTFREITEAGTNDKFNIAFVTNGLGPQAMFLAILTGIGAAALYARFYRLLHGRRRRFYSTGADHDFNLMLSYLFPITLTAAVFAVFNTAIVNIFSVHSFRELLASAFNNLFSIGGSGFFKGFFFVMLSSVLWFFGIHGSDTLEGVMQQYFAPGLAANQAAAAAGNAPTEILTKQFFDCFVLMGGCGSAICLLIAILLFSKNRARRGLGWSAAFPMLFNINELMVFGLPVVFNPIMLIPFITVPLVCYSTAYVAIATGLVPMITGSVEWTTPILLGGFHATGSVAGSLLQVANVVLGVLIYVPFVRMLDKRDADKYKREYDSFLEYFRQNEQSLANASILEQKSVYGDFARALCAEIKHGMKKGVVLAYQPQYGYDGRCIGVEALLRWHHPNYGMLYPPMVIKLAQEGGYLPDMEEAVVLRALEDRPKIIERFGKDVKISVNVTGTTIVTPRYMQFMQRLAAKESFEGKNFCLELTEQAALSFDEETINTLHAFRDLGLLLAIDDFSMGQTSINYLKESLFDFIKLDGSLVKGLFTHKNCREIILSITQLAASLSLTVLAEYVETAEEREALHEIGCDCYQGYLYSPAVFLSEPAKPQAQERKE